The proteins below are encoded in one region of Ornithinimicrobium avium:
- a CDS encoding TniB family NTP-binding protein, whose amino-acid sequence MSNPWARWLAVHDTALFQLSRKVGWDAFVNAAPRPDFPTLTIAEMADLGPEEAEDYGEARIVWNANPPTVRTQQLASAYQVIDEVMASNRRDADKLRGSVVIDAEPYLGKTTIATRYARDFHRRIYRRYGHTTAEGNQRLPVAFVPLNEGITLKGLNQKLLEFYGHPAARRGSRTELTALAIDCVASCDTRLIVIDELHFVDFAGRHGTEVSNHLKGLANELPVTFIYVGVGLRERRFFDEGLHGDQAVLAQTSRRATRCPVVPFTTGTDAGARAWATLLATLEPHYKLARARPGMLTDHADLLHRRTQGRIGSLTALLDGACARAITTGTEVLDADVLSSVRIDNAAERLSHSA is encoded by the coding sequence ATGAGCAACCCGTGGGCCCGGTGGCTGGCCGTGCACGACACGGCCCTGTTCCAGCTGTCCCGCAAGGTCGGGTGGGACGCGTTCGTGAACGCGGCACCGCGCCCGGACTTCCCGACCTTGACCATCGCTGAGATGGCCGACCTGGGCCCGGAGGAGGCGGAGGACTACGGTGAGGCCCGGATCGTGTGGAACGCCAACCCACCGACGGTGCGTACCCAGCAGCTCGCCTCGGCCTACCAGGTGATCGATGAGGTGATGGCCTCCAACCGGCGCGACGCGGACAAGCTGCGCGGGTCGGTGGTCATCGACGCCGAACCGTACCTGGGCAAGACCACGATCGCGACGAGGTACGCGCGCGACTTCCACCGGCGGATCTACCGCCGCTACGGGCACACCACGGCTGAGGGGAATCAGCGGCTGCCGGTGGCGTTCGTGCCGCTGAACGAGGGCATCACCCTCAAGGGTCTGAACCAGAAGCTGTTGGAGTTCTACGGCCACCCGGCGGCCCGGCGCGGGTCACGCACCGAGCTGACCGCACTGGCCATCGACTGCGTCGCCAGCTGCGACACCCGCCTGATCGTCATCGACGAGCTGCACTTCGTCGACTTCGCCGGGCGCCATGGCACCGAGGTGTCCAACCACCTCAAGGGCCTGGCCAACGAGCTACCGGTCACGTTCATCTACGTCGGGGTCGGGCTGCGTGAACGCCGCTTCTTCGACGAGGGCCTGCACGGCGACCAGGCCGTCCTGGCCCAGACCAGCCGACGGGCCACCCGCTGCCCGGTCGTGCCCTTCACGACCGGCACCGACGCCGGTGCCCGCGCCTGGGCCACGCTGCTGGCCACCCTGGAACCGCACTACAAGCTGGCCCGGGCCCGGCCAGGGATGCTGACCGACCACGCCGACCTACTGCATCGACGCACCCAGGGCCGTATCGGGTCACTGACGGCCTTGCTCGACGGTGCCTGCGCACGAGCCATCACCACCGGGACCGAGGTGCTCGACGCCGACGTGCTGTCCTCGGTCCGGATCGACAATGCCGCCGAACGTCTCAGCCACAGCGCCTGA
- a CDS encoding ABC transporter permease family protein: protein MTFWLVGRLWRGAGPVQWALTAVLVATTALAAVVLLAMASVPAAFQSQEDRLAWTQFPRDWTAQADPETTADYIYVYPVVDYIADQRVTVVNVATHGEGVAPPAGIPEFPAPGETLISPALQDALAQHPEVSRRYGRVVGGITAESLLGPNHLMAVRGDTEQQLDPVAVPITELSAEAAAVSSTTLTLLLSLAGVALLVPPLLLAYTATSALTQAHRRRMANLVIAGAPAAIIRRIVAGEALIASSLGILVGGATFFVLRPALAGLLVGEPAPFSRDLAPAWPLVLMIAVGLPLIVVGIGLRTARSAVHQPLVSTITAREQTRSGRPAAVGVLLFASALTLGWVGIFTGTRQTLLLMALGGAGLVLVLPWLVRRTGQWMLASRRPALVLSGGWLEAAPWSTARGVAAASLAVFVATVFVMLNPTAVAAVPDPVIQQAPGTITIEARAASADQVSALVDDLRQITGVQAAAPVIEGTVQTGQHPLTTWIGDCRQIATAAELAELDCGDSSAAWTTSAAEAALQDPALQVTGLAPATLRSLTAAPDPNEAESLPVPAATPELRTAIAATDRPHLIIDPARAGLDVSHFRPTLVLVRTTDPQALAHIRTAALTTDPTAQIATRATSQEGYDGQLRQYYSIMLWGAIGTFLTAAAALFASALTGIARRSTSTAVLQAMGTPTRTLRAAVCLSVSAPMALVTALALLVGISCASSLLYTLSSPTGTGLIGLWPLVPAMILATAAGATAALAIPKSARLNELPGE from the coding sequence GTGACGTTCTGGCTCGTGGGGCGGCTGTGGCGGGGCGCCGGGCCCGTGCAGTGGGCGTTAACCGCGGTCCTGGTCGCCACAACCGCATTGGCTGCCGTGGTGCTGCTGGCGATGGCCAGCGTCCCGGCAGCTTTTCAGAGCCAAGAAGACCGGTTGGCGTGGACACAGTTTCCGCGGGACTGGACGGCACAGGCCGACCCGGAGACAACTGCCGACTACATCTATGTCTACCCGGTGGTGGACTACATCGCAGATCAGCGGGTGACCGTGGTCAACGTGGCCACGCATGGCGAGGGAGTGGCTCCCCCCGCCGGGATACCCGAGTTTCCCGCGCCCGGCGAAACGCTGATCTCACCAGCACTGCAGGATGCGCTGGCGCAGCACCCGGAGGTTTCACGAAGGTACGGAAGGGTCGTCGGTGGGATCACCGCTGAATCCCTCTTGGGGCCGAACCACCTGATGGCAGTCCGCGGTGATACAGAGCAACAACTCGACCCGGTCGCTGTCCCGATCACGGAACTGTCTGCCGAGGCGGCAGCCGTCTCGTCGACGACGCTGACCCTGCTGCTGTCTCTGGCCGGTGTGGCACTGCTGGTGCCACCGCTGTTGCTCGCCTACACGGCCACCTCAGCGTTGACTCAAGCACACCGGAGGCGCATGGCCAACCTCGTCATCGCCGGCGCACCCGCCGCGATCATCCGCAGGATCGTCGCTGGTGAGGCGCTGATAGCCAGCAGCCTTGGGATCCTCGTGGGCGGCGCGACCTTCTTCGTGTTGCGGCCAGCCTTAGCGGGCCTGCTGGTCGGGGAACCTGCCCCGTTTTCCAGGGACCTTGCCCCGGCATGGCCCCTTGTGTTGATGATCGCCGTGGGCTTACCTCTGATCGTCGTCGGGATTGGGCTGCGCACCGCACGCTCGGCAGTACACCAACCGCTGGTCTCAACAATCACCGCCCGGGAGCAGACCCGATCGGGACGGCCCGCCGCGGTCGGGGTCCTGCTCTTCGCCAGTGCATTGACGCTGGGCTGGGTCGGGATCTTCACCGGCACACGGCAGACCCTCTTGCTCATGGCGCTCGGTGGAGCGGGCCTGGTGCTGGTGCTCCCGTGGCTGGTCCGCAGGACTGGCCAGTGGATGCTCGCTTCGCGCCGCCCCGCACTGGTTCTCTCCGGCGGGTGGTTGGAGGCCGCCCCCTGGAGTACCGCCAGAGGCGTCGCGGCCGCCTCGCTGGCCGTCTTCGTCGCCACAGTGTTCGTCATGCTCAACCCCACCGCGGTGGCCGCCGTTCCTGACCCCGTCATCCAGCAAGCCCCGGGAACAATCACGATCGAGGCCCGTGCCGCGTCCGCCGACCAGGTGTCCGCCTTGGTCGATGATCTCCGCCAGATCACAGGAGTCCAAGCCGCAGCTCCCGTGATCGAAGGCACCGTCCAAACTGGTCAGCACCCATTAACAACATGGATCGGAGACTGCCGCCAGATCGCCACCGCCGCTGAGTTGGCCGAGCTTGACTGCGGCGACTCCTCGGCTGCCTGGACCACCTCCGCAGCAGAAGCCGCATTGCAGGATCCGGCCCTGCAGGTCACCGGCCTGGCCCCTGCAACCCTTCGGTCGCTGACCGCAGCGCCAGACCCGAACGAAGCCGAATCGCTCCCCGTACCGGCTGCCACGCCCGAACTGCGTACCGCGATCGCCGCGACAGACAGACCACACCTGATCATCGACCCCGCCCGGGCAGGGCTGGACGTGTCCCACTTCCGGCCTACTCTCGTACTGGTTCGGACCACCGACCCCCAGGCTCTCGCACATATTCGCACCGCCGCACTCACGACGGACCCCACCGCACAGATCGCGACCCGAGCCACTTCGCAGGAGGGCTACGACGGGCAACTGCGCCAGTACTACAGCATCATGTTGTGGGGGGCTATCGGGACCTTCCTCACCGCCGCAGCAGCATTGTTCGCGTCCGCGCTCACCGGGATCGCGAGGAGATCCACCAGCACGGCAGTGCTGCAGGCGATGGGAACACCGACGCGCACGCTCCGCGCAGCGGTGTGCCTATCCGTGAGCGCCCCGATGGCTCTTGTCACGGCTCTTGCACTGCTCGTAGGCATCTCCTGCGCCAGCAGTCTGCTCTACACCCTGAGCAGTCCCACGGGGACAGGCCTGATCGGATTGTGGCCACTCGTTCCCGCCATGATTCTCGCGACCGCAGCAGGTGCCACCGCCGCCCTAGCTATCCCGAAATCAGCCCGATTGAACGAGCTGCCCGGCGAATAA
- a CDS encoding ABC transporter ATP-binding protein: MSASTSPSPGATARTLISTFVRWTSLRQSPTDGIAVRCSGLHAGYDGTPVLCGLDLEIRGREIVSVSGASGSGKSTLLLTLAGLLPPTAGEVIVEGTAVYQLDADARTTFRRENVGLIFQFGQLVAELTAGDNVALPLLLGGARRHRATEQARAILGELGLGEMVSRYPHQLSGGQRQRVAVARALVNEPLVVLADEPTGSLDSRTSQDVLDLLCRSTQQAGASLVLVTHDEGVARRADRQLYLHDGTLATESLRP; encoded by the coding sequence GTGAGCGCGAGTACTTCACCTTCCCCTGGCGCAACGGCACGAACGCTTATATCTACCTTCGTGAGGTGGACGAGCCTGAGGCAGAGCCCAACTGACGGTATTGCGGTCCGGTGCAGCGGATTGCACGCAGGGTATGACGGGACTCCCGTCCTGTGCGGGCTCGACCTAGAAATCCGCGGGCGAGAGATCGTCAGCGTCAGTGGGGCCAGCGGATCTGGGAAGTCAACGCTACTGCTGACCCTGGCTGGACTGCTCCCTCCGACCGCGGGCGAGGTGATCGTTGAGGGAACCGCGGTCTATCAGTTGGACGCGGATGCGCGCACGACGTTTCGTCGCGAGAACGTGGGCCTCATCTTCCAGTTCGGTCAACTCGTTGCTGAGTTGACTGCGGGTGACAACGTGGCGTTGCCATTGCTTTTGGGAGGCGCACGCCGTCACCGCGCGACGGAGCAGGCTCGAGCCATACTCGGTGAGTTGGGGTTGGGCGAGATGGTCAGCCGATATCCGCATCAGCTCTCTGGAGGGCAGCGACAGCGGGTGGCAGTGGCCCGAGCCTTGGTGAACGAGCCGCTGGTTGTGTTGGCGGATGAGCCGACCGGTTCCCTGGACTCGCGCACGTCCCAGGACGTGCTGGACCTGTTGTGCCGCTCCACCCAGCAGGCCGGTGCCTCCTTGGTGCTGGTCACCCATGATGAGGGCGTGGCCCGACGTGCGGACCGGCAGTTGTACCTGCATGATGGCACGCTGGCTACCGAGAGCCTCAGACCGTGA
- a CDS encoding TnsA-like heteromeric transposase endonuclease subunit, with amino-acid sequence MGVREVSLRYCNVAGDEVTTTWREARAELIVEGLPVRIPPSYRGQGNYPGLFWSATNRRTLVYESLLELDRLWLADFDPTVVGIATQPFQITGSGTGAQPSHVPDVLLVHVDRTVTLVDVKPAEFLDKPAVRAQFDWTRGLCRDKGWGYEVFSGGDPVVLRTIKALAVGRRSARPSTGCCTTPTSVRPAATASASPKPSPVRGEPVELSNQTGGGHPASWADPMATPPPGQIPWPPPGRFLVRHRAVPTGP; translated from the coding sequence GTGGGCGTGCGCGAGGTCTCCTTGCGGTACTGCAACGTCGCCGGTGACGAGGTCACGACGACGTGGCGCGAGGCGCGCGCCGAGCTGATCGTCGAGGGTCTTCCGGTCCGTATCCCGCCGTCCTACCGGGGGCAGGGGAACTACCCGGGTCTGTTCTGGTCGGCGACGAACCGACGGACGCTGGTGTACGAGAGCCTGCTCGAGCTGGACCGGCTGTGGTTGGCGGACTTCGACCCGACTGTCGTGGGTATCGCGACCCAACCGTTCCAGATCACGGGAAGCGGCACCGGCGCTCAGCCTTCGCATGTGCCCGATGTCCTCCTGGTCCATGTCGACCGGACGGTCACCTTAGTCGACGTGAAGCCGGCAGAGTTCCTGGACAAGCCCGCGGTGCGGGCCCAGTTCGACTGGACACGCGGGTTGTGCCGGGACAAGGGCTGGGGCTACGAGGTCTTCTCCGGCGGCGATCCAGTCGTGCTGCGCACCATCAAGGCCCTGGCTGTCGGTCGTCGCTCCGCGCGACCGTCGACCGGCTGCTGCACCACGCCCACGTCTGTCAGACCAGCGGCGACAGCGTCCGCCTCACCCAAGCCCTCGCCGGTCAGGGGTGAGCCTGTTGAACTGAGCAACCAGACCGGTGGTGGCCACCCCGCCTCCTGGGCAGATCCCATGGCCACCCCGCCTCCTGGGCAGATCCCATGGCCACCACCGGGCAGGTTTCTTGTCCGCCACCGGGCAGTTCCTACTGGCCCTTGA
- a CDS encoding IS3 family transposase (programmed frameshift) — MPKKIDPELKARAVRLVTEHLSEYPSLTAASAAVAKQLGVGRESVRRWVIQAQVDAGGRDGVTSEELEQIKSLKSRVRRLEEDNAILKAATGFLRRGARPPQPMIMGFIDTMRAQGHAVESVCVVLREQGCQVAARTYRSWKQTGRTIAARTVTDAQVVDAVRDIAWTTTPHGRRKLAPEGLYGRRKMTAYVRRTTMPAASAGAVDRAMRTLGLVGVRRDKGTRTIPAKDGIRAGDLLNRDFTANAPNLVWVTDFTYARTWAGFVYVAFILDVFSQRIVAWHAASTKHTDLVMIPLRMAIWQRERDGHPRVPGQLIHHSDAGSQYTSIRLTEHLALEEIRPSIGSVGDAYDNALMETVNGLYKAECIRTTVFHAGPYKTLADVEYATAGWVDWYNTRRLHGSLGNVPPIEYEQAHYAALNPEPQPV, encoded by the exons ATGCCCAAGAAGATCGATCCAGAGTTGAAGGCCCGCGCTGTGCGTCTGGTCACCGAGCACCTGTCCGAGTACCCGTCGTTGACGGCCGCTTCGGCCGCGGTGGCCAAGCAGCTGGGTGTCGGGAGGGAGTCCGTGCGTCGCTGGGTCATCCAGGCCCAGGTCGATGCCGGTGGCCGCGACGGTGTGACCAGTGAGGAACTGGAGCAGATCAAGTCCTTGAAGTCCAGGGTCCGCCGGTTGGAGGAGGACAACGCGATCCTGAAGGCCGCGACGG GTTTTCTTCGTCGGGGAGCTCGACCCCCGCAACCGATGATCATGGGATTCATCGACACCATGAGAGCCCAGGGCCACGCGGTCGAGTCGGTCTGTGTGGTGCTGCGTGAGCAGGGCTGCCAGGTTGCCGCGCGGACCTACCGATCCTGGAAGCAGACCGGTCGAACGATCGCGGCACGTACGGTGACCGACGCCCAGGTTGTGGACGCGGTGCGTGACATCGCCTGGACCACCACGCCGCACGGGCGCCGCAAGTTGGCCCCGGAGGGCCTGTACGGGCGCCGGAAGATGACCGCGTACGTGCGCCGCACGACGATGCCCGCGGCGTCTGCCGGGGCCGTGGACCGGGCCATGAGGACCCTCGGGCTGGTCGGGGTGCGCCGCGACAAGGGCACCCGGACGATCCCGGCCAAGGACGGCATCCGGGCCGGTGACCTGCTGAATCGTGACTTCACCGCCAACGCACCGAACCTCGTGTGGGTCACGGACTTCACCTACGCCAGGACGTGGGCCGGGTTCGTCTACGTCGCGTTCATCCTGGACGTGTTCTCCCAGCGGATCGTGGCCTGGCACGCCGCCAGCACCAAGCACACCGACCTGGTCATGATCCCGCTGCGGATGGCGATCTGGCAACGAGAACGGGACGGCCACCCCAGGGTGCCCGGGCAGCTGATACATCACAGTGATGCGGGCAGCCAGTACACCTCGATCCGCCTCACCGAGCATCTCGCGCTGGAGGAGATCCGGCCCTCGATCGGGTCCGTGGGCGACGCGTACGACAACGCGCTCATGGAGACGGTCAACGGGCTCTACAAGGCCGAGTGCATCCGCACCACGGTCTTCCACGCGGGGCCCTACAAGACCCTCGCCGACGTGGAGTACGCCACCGCCGGCTGGGTCGACTGGTACAACACCCGTCGGCTCCACGGGTCGCTGGGCAACGTCCCACCGATCGAGTACGAGCAAGCCCACTATGCTGCCCTCAACCCCGAGCCGCAGCCCGTATGA